From the Paludisphaera mucosa genome, one window contains:
- a CDS encoding UDPGP type 1 family protein has product MALKQELAERLGRHGQEHLLRSWDDLDEEARKVLAEEIESIDFDQLDRLIAEHVRGDAAATDLNDDLVRPIDVVRMPQTDGERAARRRATEAGEEALSAGEVGVVLVAGGSGTRLGFAGPKGTFPIGPVSSASLFQIHAEKIVALGSRYGKQPPLYVMTSPENHDVTVRYFEQHDRFGLDHVRFFVQGQMPAVDLATGKVLLAGPGRIAMSPDGHGGTLTALAGPGDAGCTPSCLAEMGDRGVRTLFYFQVDNPMVEIADPTFIGLHRQAEAEMSFKVVEKMTPDEKVGVVVLVDGRPQVIEYSDLPKPLAEKRGEDGQLAYWAGSIAIHALETAFIERLVGVHRLPFHRAIKKVPHVGPTGEVVKPAEPNAVKFEQFIFDALPEASRFVVVETERAVEFEPLKNAVGPDSPATVHQRMSDLFGGWLEQAGAVVPRRGDGTVPFAIEISPLFALDAHELKSKIEPGLVIERPIYLR; this is encoded by the coding sequence ATGGCTCTCAAGCAGGAACTGGCGGAACGGTTGGGGCGGCACGGTCAGGAGCATCTGCTGCGGTCCTGGGACGACCTCGACGAGGAGGCGCGCAAGGTGCTGGCGGAGGAGATCGAGTCGATCGACTTCGACCAGCTCGACCGCCTGATCGCCGAGCACGTGCGGGGCGACGCGGCCGCGACCGACCTGAACGACGACCTGGTCCGGCCGATCGACGTCGTCCGCATGCCCCAGACCGACGGCGAGCGCGCCGCGCGGCGGCGGGCGACCGAGGCCGGCGAGGAGGCCCTGTCCGCCGGCGAGGTGGGGGTCGTTTTGGTCGCCGGCGGGTCGGGGACGCGGCTGGGGTTCGCCGGGCCCAAGGGGACCTTCCCCATCGGCCCGGTCTCGTCCGCAAGCCTCTTCCAGATCCACGCCGAGAAGATCGTCGCGCTGGGCAGCCGCTACGGCAAGCAGCCGCCGCTGTACGTGATGACCAGCCCCGAGAACCACGACGTCACGGTCCGGTACTTCGAACAGCACGACCGGTTCGGGCTCGACCACGTCCGGTTCTTCGTCCAGGGCCAGATGCCGGCCGTCGACCTGGCCACCGGCAAGGTGCTGCTCGCCGGCCCGGGCCGCATCGCCATGAGCCCCGACGGCCACGGCGGCACGCTGACCGCCCTGGCCGGGCCCGGCGACGCCGGCTGCACGCCGAGCTGCCTGGCCGAGATGGGCGATCGCGGCGTGCGGACGCTCTTCTACTTCCAGGTCGACAACCCGATGGTCGAGATCGCCGACCCGACCTTCATCGGCCTGCACCGCCAGGCCGAGGCCGAGATGTCGTTCAAGGTCGTCGAGAAGATGACCCCCGACGAGAAGGTGGGCGTGGTCGTGCTGGTCGACGGCCGGCCCCAGGTCATCGAATACTCCGACCTCCCGAAGCCCCTGGCCGAGAAGCGCGGCGAGGACGGCCAGCTCGCCTACTGGGCCGGCAGCATCGCCATCCACGCCCTGGAGACCGCGTTCATCGAGCGGCTGGTGGGGGTCCACCGGCTGCCGTTCCACCGGGCGATCAAGAAGGTCCCCCATGTCGGGCCGACGGGCGAGGTCGTCAAGCCGGCCGAGCCCAACGCGGTCAAGTTCGAGCAGTTCATCTTCGACGCCCTGCCCGAGGCTTCTCGGTTCGTGGTCGTCGAGACCGAGCGGGCCGTCGAGTTCGAGCCCCTCAAGAACGCCGTCGGCCCCGACTCGCCGGCCACCGTCCACCAGCGGATGAGCGACCTCTTCGGCGGCTGGCTCGAACAGGCCGGCGCGGTCGTCCCCCGCCGCGGCGACGGCACCGTCCCCTTCGCCATCGAGATCAGCCCCCTCTTCGCCCTCGACGCCCACGAGCTGAAATCGAAGATCGAGCCCGGCCTGGTCATCGAACGGCCGATCTACCTCCGCTGA
- a CDS encoding MIP/aquaporin family protein: MSVEQHSLGKRCVAEFLGTSILIFLGLGVVHASVLTGAQSGLWQVAVVWGAAVTLAVYAVGGVSGAHINPAITAALATRGRFPWREVVPYVAAQTAGAFVAAALLFVLFSPYLKERERAKGVVRGGPGSEVTAMCYGEFFPSPGPLSNSEGPYSLDEHQRINALVPESSAFLAEVAATMVLAIVVFAATDARNPGAPPAGLAPAFIGLTVAALISIFGPLTQACFNPARDVGPRLFAVLAGWGAAALPRGTGAVTVYVVAPILGAVLGAALYDRVLRPHDAAGPAA; this comes from the coding sequence GTGAGCGTCGAACAGCACTCCCTGGGCAAGCGGTGCGTCGCCGAGTTCCTGGGGACGTCGATCCTGATCTTCCTGGGCCTGGGCGTCGTGCACGCCTCGGTCCTGACCGGCGCGCAGAGCGGCCTCTGGCAGGTGGCCGTGGTCTGGGGGGCGGCGGTGACCCTGGCGGTGTACGCCGTGGGCGGCGTCAGCGGCGCGCACATCAACCCGGCGATCACGGCGGCGCTCGCGACGCGGGGCCGATTCCCCTGGCGCGAGGTCGTCCCGTACGTCGCGGCGCAGACGGCCGGGGCGTTCGTTGCGGCGGCCTTGCTTTTCGTCCTGTTCAGCCCCTACTTGAAGGAGCGCGAGCGGGCCAAGGGGGTCGTGCGGGGCGGGCCGGGGAGCGAGGTCACGGCGATGTGCTACGGCGAGTTCTTCCCCAGCCCGGGGCCGCTCTCGAACTCGGAGGGGCCCTACTCGCTCGATGAGCATCAACGGATCAACGCGCTCGTGCCCGAGTCGTCGGCGTTCCTGGCCGAGGTCGCGGCGACGATGGTCCTGGCGATCGTGGTCTTCGCCGCGACCGACGCCCGCAACCCGGGCGCGCCGCCGGCCGGCCTGGCGCCGGCGTTCATCGGCCTGACGGTCGCGGCCCTGATCTCGATCTTCGGGCCGCTGACCCAGGCCTGCTTCAACCCCGCGCGCGACGTCGGGCCGCGGCTCTTCGCGGTCCTCGCCGGCTGGGGAGCCGCGGCCCTGCCCCGAGGGACGGGCGCGGTCACGGTCTACGTCGTCGCCCCCATCCTGGGCGCCGTCCTCGGCGCGGCCCTGTACGACCGCGTGCTGAGGCCGCACGACGCCGCGGGGCCCGCCGCGTGA
- a CDS encoding response regulator transcription factor, with the protein MGIRILVVEDDELIAGSLVRGLREEAFTVEREADGDSAWRALQSGGWDVVILDWWLPAQDGLSIVRRLRERDQETSVLFLTARDSVPDRVKGLNGGADDYLCKPFAFDELLARVHALVRRREGRGGTRLAYADVELDLATQRVARAGKAIDLTAKEYALLVYFLRNADQVLSRTRIYEHVWDERYDGLSNTLEVHVFDLRRRLEAHGARLIHTLRGRGYSFGLPPGTTPGDAP; encoded by the coding sequence ATGGGCATTCGCATCCTGGTGGTCGAGGACGACGAGCTGATCGCCGGCTCGCTGGTGCGAGGCCTGCGCGAGGAGGCCTTCACCGTCGAACGGGAGGCCGACGGCGACTCGGCCTGGCGGGCGCTCCAGTCGGGTGGCTGGGACGTCGTGATCCTCGACTGGTGGCTGCCGGCGCAGGACGGCCTGTCGATCGTGCGGCGGCTTCGCGAGCGCGATCAGGAGACGTCGGTGCTGTTCCTGACCGCCCGCGACTCGGTGCCCGACCGCGTCAAGGGGCTCAACGGCGGCGCCGACGACTACCTGTGCAAGCCGTTCGCCTTCGACGAATTGCTGGCGCGGGTCCACGCCCTGGTCCGCCGCCGCGAGGGCCGGGGCGGGACGCGGCTGGCCTACGCCGACGTCGAGCTGGACCTGGCCACGCAGCGGGTGGCCCGCGCCGGCAAGGCGATCGACCTGACGGCCAAGGAGTACGCCCTGCTGGTCTACTTCCTGCGGAACGCGGACCAGGTGCTCTCGCGGACGCGGATCTACGAGCACGTCTGGGACGAACGCTACGACGGGCTGTCGAACACGCTGGAGGTCCACGTCTTCGACCTCCGCCGCCGGCTGGAGGCGCACGGGGCGCGGCTGATCCACACGCTTCGGGGGCGGGGCTACTCGTTCGGCCTGCCGCCGGGGACGACCCCGGGCGACGCCCCATGA
- a CDS encoding sensor histidine kinase, which translates to MRLAARLLLYFLGTLAVVLLGFSATMYALGWSYLHRRLDERLEKTLAALEAAVHVEPDGLEWKPQERRITIGLDPGVDQIRWSIEDEDGQAVDRSANWGAGPTPPAVAPEPAAVARGDATVLSDVPGWRVGRRRLLLADMLRLGKHGPEPGERDADEYGELNLMAAVSPEPVDANLARLGMTLAAASATTWLLCAALGGWLCRRALAPIASLAAAARAKAAADDENGLPTPETGDELEDLGRAFNALLDRRREALERQRRFTGDASHQLRTPIAGVLSLIDVVRRRPRPAEDYEQALDQIRGEAVRLHRIVESLLFLARAESESEPLRQEPVDLAAWVPELLKRWEGRPRAADLHFVGDPPSAWVRAHPPLLAQAVENLVDNALKYSEAGSPVTVRLRREPGTAALSVEDRGCGLTEAERAAVFEPFYRAPRARLLGRGGVGLGLSVVQRIVRASRGSIGVESVPGAGSCFTIRLPEAAATG; encoded by the coding sequence ATGAGGCTCGCCGCCCGGCTGCTGCTGTACTTCCTGGGGACCCTCGCCGTCGTGCTGCTGGGGTTCTCGGCGACCATGTACGCGCTGGGCTGGTCGTACCTCCACCGCCGGCTCGACGAACGCCTGGAGAAGACCCTGGCGGCGCTCGAGGCGGCCGTTCACGTCGAGCCCGACGGCCTGGAATGGAAGCCCCAGGAAAGGCGGATCACGATCGGGCTCGACCCCGGCGTCGACCAGATCCGCTGGTCGATCGAGGACGAGGACGGCCAGGCGGTGGACCGCTCGGCGAACTGGGGGGCCGGGCCCACGCCGCCGGCCGTCGCGCCCGAGCCCGCGGCCGTCGCCCGGGGCGACGCCACGGTGTTGAGCGACGTCCCCGGCTGGCGGGTCGGCCGCCGCCGCCTGCTGCTGGCGGACATGCTCCGGCTCGGCAAGCATGGGCCGGAGCCCGGCGAGCGGGACGCCGACGAGTACGGGGAGCTGAACCTCATGGCGGCGGTCTCGCCCGAGCCCGTCGACGCCAACCTCGCCCGCCTGGGGATGACGCTCGCGGCGGCCTCGGCGACGACCTGGCTGCTCTGCGCCGCGCTGGGGGGCTGGCTCTGCCGCCGCGCCCTCGCGCCGATCGCGAGCCTGGCGGCGGCGGCCCGCGCCAAGGCGGCGGCCGACGACGAGAACGGCCTGCCCACGCCCGAGACCGGCGACGAGCTGGAAGACCTGGGGCGGGCCTTCAACGCGCTTCTGGATCGCCGCCGCGAGGCGCTGGAGCGGCAGCGGAGGTTCACCGGCGACGCCTCGCACCAGCTGCGGACGCCGATCGCCGGCGTGCTGAGCCTCATCGACGTCGTCCGCCGCCGGCCCCGGCCCGCCGAGGATTACGAGCAGGCGCTCGACCAGATCCGCGGCGAGGCCGTCCGCCTGCACCGGATCGTCGAATCGCTCCTGTTCCTGGCCCGGGCCGAATCCGAGTCGGAGCCCCTGCGCCAGGAGCCGGTCGACCTGGCCGCCTGGGTCCCCGAGCTGCTCAAACGCTGGGAGGGCCGGCCCCGTGCGGCCGACCTGCACTTCGTGGGCGATCCGCCCTCGGCGTGGGTCCGGGCCCACCCCCCGCTGCTGGCGCAGGCCGTCGAGAACCTCGTCGACAACGCCCTGAAATACAGCGAGGCCGGCTCGCCCGTCACGGTCCGCCTGCGTCGCGAGCCGGGGACCGCGGCGCTCTCGGTCGAGGACCGCGGCTGCGGCCTGACCGAGGCGGAGCGCGCGGCCGTCTTCGAGCCCTTCTACCGGGCCCCCCGCGCGAGGCTGCTGGGCCGCGGCGGGGTGGGCCTGGGGCTCTCGGTCGTCCAGCGGATCGTCCGCGCCTCGCGCGGGTCGATCGGCGTCGAGAGCGTCCCGGGGGCCGGGTCGTGCTTCACCATCCGCCTGCCCGAGGCGGCCGCGACGGGCTGA